The following coding sequences are from one Arcobacter nitrofigilis DSM 7299 window:
- a CDS encoding YciI family protein → MFIINLTYIKPLDEVDIHLEAHVKYLKEQYKEGNFIASGRKIPRDGGVILSKLDSKEKLEEVLAKDPFKLANVANYEIIEFIPSMTSDEYENLKSEISI, encoded by the coding sequence ATGTTTATAATAAACTTAACTTATATAAAGCCACTAGATGAGGTAGATATTCATCTTGAAGCACATGTAAAATATTTAAAAGAGCAATATAAAGAAGGAAACTTTATAGCTTCAGGAAGAAAAATTCCAAGAGATGGTGGAGTGATACTTTCAAAACTTGATTCAAAAGAGAAATTAGAAGAAGTGCTTGCAAAAGACCCTTTTAAACTTGCAAATGTTGCAAATTATGAAATAATAGAATTTATACCAAGTATGACATCAGATGAGTATGAAAATTTGAAATCAGAAATTAGTATCTAA
- a CDS encoding SDR family oxidoreductase, whose protein sequence is MKKKRFLVAGATGYLGQYIVKELKKQDYFVRVLIREEKQKELFSNVDEFFIAEVTKPETLNNIANNIDYIFSSIGITRQRDGLTYMDVDYQGNKNLLNEAIKSNVTKFEYISAIDGDKFKNLKIFEAKEKFVEELKNSSLKYSIIRPNGFFSDMKDFLDMAKSGKIYLFSHGQYKLNPIHGEDLARFCVKKLISNDNEEEQIGGPDILTQNEIAKLALKAWNKEIKIIHLPDFIRVLIIKLLRIFTSSKVYGPIEFFLTLLAKDNIASTYGDKRLEDFFLEEVRKTKN, encoded by the coding sequence TTGAAGAAAAAAAGATTTTTGGTTGCAGGAGCAACAGGATATTTAGGTCAATATATTGTAAAAGAGTTAAAAAAGCAAGATTACTTTGTAAGAGTATTAATTAGAGAAGAAAAACAAAAAGAGTTATTTTCAAATGTTGATGAGTTTTTTATAGCAGAAGTTACAAAACCTGAAACATTAAATAATATAGCTAATAATATTGATTATATTTTCTCAAGTATTGGTATTACTAGACAAAGAGATGGTTTAACTTATATGGATGTGGATTATCAAGGAAATAAAAATTTATTAAATGAAGCTATTAAATCAAATGTAACAAAATTTGAATATATCTCTGCTATAGATGGAGATAAATTTAAAAATTTAAAAATATTTGAAGCAAAAGAGAAGTTTGTTGAGGAATTAAAAAACTCATCATTAAAATATAGTATCATAAGACCAAATGGCTTTTTTTCAGATATGAAAGATTTTTTAGATATGGCAAAAAGTGGAAAAATATACCTTTTTTCTCATGGGCAATATAAACTTAATCCTATACATGGAGAAGATTTAGCAAGATTTTGTGTAAAAAAACTAATTTCAAATGATAATGAAGAGGAACAAATAGGAGGTCCAGATATACTAACTCAAAATGAAATAGCTAAACTTGCACTAAAAGCTTGGAACAAAGAGATTAAAATAATACATTTGCCTGATTTTATTAGAGTTCTTATTATAAAACTTCTTAGAATTTTCACTTCATCTAAAGTATATGGACCAATTGAATTTTTTTTAACTCTTTTGGCAAAAGACAATATTGCTTCTACCTATGGAGATAAAAGATTAGAAGACTTTTTTTTAGAAGAAGTTAGAAAAACCAAAAATTAG
- a CDS encoding alpha/beta fold hydrolase, which yields MPNTTIYKFLNEKKLILDEIEIAYHQEGEGEVIILLHGWPQTSYMWRKVIPILSKNFRVIALDLPGLGNSSDTLNYDTKNIATIINDFRSKLGIKKFHLIGHDIGAWVATSYSLFFEEYLNSLVIIDAGIPGLIPDDLFKLENANKVWQFYFHSLDSIPEFLTKGKEKEYISWYFEKKSYIKNSIKEEDIENYYLSYIKPNKMKNGFEYYRYFEKSALQNKKQTSKTSTKILAIGGEFAVSEQVGIAMKKISNNVLSSVIKECGHYVPEEKAEELCEIINSFILSELKKL from the coding sequence ATGCCAAATACAACTATTTATAAGTTTTTAAATGAAAAAAAATTGATTTTAGATGAAATAGAGATTGCTTATCATCAAGAAGGGGAAGGAGAAGTTATTATTTTACTTCACGGTTGGCCACAAACATCATATATGTGGAGAAAGGTAATTCCAATTTTATCAAAGAACTTTAGAGTTATAGCTCTTGATTTACCAGGTTTAGGAAATAGTAGTGATACTTTAAACTATGATACAAAAAATATTGCAACAATTATTAATGATTTTAGAAGTAAATTAGGTATAAAGAAATTCCACCTAATTGGGCATGACATAGGTGCTTGGGTTGCCACAAGTTATTCTTTATTTTTTGAAGAGTATTTAAATAGTCTAGTTATTATAGATGCTGGAATTCCAGGCTTAATACCTGATGATTTATTCAAATTAGAAAATGCAAATAAAGTTTGGCAATTTTATTTTCATAGTTTAGATTCTATTCCAGAATTTTTAACTAAAGGTAAAGAAAAAGAGTATATTTCATGGTATTTTGAGAAAAAATCTTACATTAAAAATTCAATAAAAGAAGAAGATATAGAAAATTACTATTTATCATATATAAAACCAAATAAAATGAAAAATGGCTTTGAATATTATAGATACTTTGAAAAAAGTGCTCTTCAAAACAAAAAGCAAACTTCTAAAACATCAACAAAAATTTTAGCAATTGGAGGGGAATTTGCTGTTTCTGAGCAAGTGGGTATTGCCATGAAAAAGATTTCAAATAATGTTCTAAGTTCAGTTATAAAAGAGTGTGGACATTATGTTCCAGAAGAAAAAGCTGAAGAATTATGTGAAATAATAAATTCTTTTATACTATCTGAATTAAAAAAATTATAA
- a CDS encoding TetR/AcrR family transcriptional regulator has protein sequence MEKINTKNRLIESAYNEIYENGYQGASLNTILKNANVHKGSMYHFFSTKKEMALCAIQEKIYAKFEERYERILNLDSNYLEALIEQLKDTSQRDFIRGCPIANIVQEMSNIDDEFKVIMEKIYYTFRKSIKNILDMAIEKKEMKECDTNKLSLYIASTLEGAILSAKATGNVQDYSDVIDMLAIFILSFKNCVDKK, from the coding sequence ATGGAAAAAATTAATACAAAAAATAGATTAATAGAGTCGGCATATAATGAAATATATGAAAATGGCTATCAAGGTGCTTCTTTAAATACTATTTTAAAAAATGCAAATGTTCATAAAGGATCAATGTATCACTTTTTTTCAACAAAAAAAGAGATGGCACTATGTGCAATTCAAGAGAAGATTTATGCAAAATTTGAAGAGAGATATGAAAGAATCTTAAATTTAGATAGCAATTACTTAGAAGCATTAATTGAACAATTAAAAGATACTTCCCAAAGGGATTTTATAAGAGGCTGTCCAATAGCAAATATTGTGCAAGAGATGTCTAATATTGATGATGAGTTTAAAGTTATAATGGAAAAGATATATTATACTTTTAGGAAAAGTATAAAAAATATTTTAGATATGGCAATAGAAAAAAAAGAGATGAAAGAGTGTGATACTAATAAATTATCTCTTTATATTGCTTCAACATTGGAAGGTGCAATTCTTTCAGCAAAAGCTACTGGAAATGTACAAGATTATAGTGATGTAATTGATATGTTAGCTATATTTATTTTGTCTTTTAAAAACTGTGTGGATAAAAAATGA
- a CDS encoding Rossmann-fold NAD(P)-binding domain-containing protein → MIKNSITVLGSGWLGFPLAQTLSKEFSIKLSTTSSSKFENLKDENIIPFIVDINNLSGDIDKFLSSDILIINIPSKNIDGFKELIKHILNSSIKKIVFISSISVLKDETSPLLEIENLFKKTNLKITILRFGGLIGYGRNPAKFFPNGKVVKDANTPVNMIHRDDCISIIGNVIKQDIFDETFNCAAPSHPTKKEFYTYCAKVSNLPVPTFDSGKNESNKKIVKSDLLVSKLNYKFIHGDLMKIVF, encoded by the coding sequence ATGATAAAGAATAGTATTACTGTTTTAGGTAGTGGTTGGTTGGGTTTCCCATTAGCTCAAACATTATCAAAAGAGTTTTCCATAAAATTATCTACAACTTCGTCTTCTAAATTTGAAAACTTAAAAGATGAAAATATCATACCATTTATTGTCGACATAAATAATTTAAGTGGGGACATTGATAAGTTTTTATCTTCAGATATTTTGATTATAAATATTCCCTCAAAAAATATTGATGGATTTAAAGAGTTGATAAAACATATATTAAATTCAAGTATCAAAAAAATTGTTTTTATCAGTTCAATTTCAGTATTGAAAGATGAAACAAGTCCCTTACTTGAAATAGAAAATCTATTTAAAAAGACAAATCTCAAAATAACAATTTTAAGATTTGGAGGGCTTATAGGATATGGAAGAAATCCTGCAAAATTTTTCCCAAATGGAAAAGTTGTAAAAGATGCAAATACACCTGTAAATATGATACATAGGGATGATTGTATTAGTATAATAGGAAATGTAATTAAACAAGATATTTTTGATGAAACTTTTAATTGCGCTGCTCCTTCCCATCCTACAAAAAAAGAGTTTTATACCTATTGTGCAAAAGTATCAAATTTACCTGTTCCAACTTTTGATTCAGGGAAAAATGAAAGCAATAAAAAAATAGTAAAGAGTGATTTACTTGTATCAAAACTAAACTATAAATTTATTCATGGCGATTTGATGAAAATAGTATTTTAA
- a CDS encoding helix-turn-helix domain-containing protein: MTYVVPNYFIENKYKNLLKIDDLLCLNYITKTQNSNVYARTTMHSMGIVLEGSKVIHLSNEDINIQKTDIFFLTQNNYYMSERLVNDSKYKSLIVYFDDKFIFDFLNKYNIQINTKDEESTVKASYKSDKLFENSVQTFQEYLKADFNENLLKLKIEELFLQAIKHNEKQMYSFFNSILATSQDRIKYILESNIDLIQTLDDMCRITRLSENKIRRYIKKEFNQTPKIWLDTKRLEKAVLLLTTTNKSISDISTTCGYSTASWFISQFKKYYKQTPKEFRHKI; encoded by the coding sequence TTGACCTATGTAGTGCCAAATTATTTTATTGAAAACAAATATAAAAACCTTTTAAAAATAGATGATTTATTGTGTTTAAATTATATTACTAAAACACAAAACTCCAATGTATATGCTAGAACAACAATGCATAGTATGGGTATAGTACTTGAAGGTTCAAAAGTTATTCATCTAAGTAATGAAGATATCAATATACAAAAAACAGATATATTTTTTCTTACTCAAAATAATTATTATATGAGTGAAAGATTGGTTAATGATTCTAAATACAAGTCTTTAATAGTATATTTTGATGATAAATTTATTTTTGATTTTTTAAATAAATATAATATTCAAATCAATACAAAAGATGAAGAGAGTACCGTAAAGGCAAGTTATAAAAGTGATAAATTATTTGAAAATAGTGTGCAAACTTTTCAAGAATATTTAAAAGCCGATTTCAATGAAAATCTTTTAAAACTTAAAATTGAAGAGCTATTTCTACAAGCAATAAAACATAATGAAAAGCAAATGTACTCTTTTTTTAACTCAATTTTAGCTACAAGTCAAGATAGAATCAAGTATATACTAGAATCAAACATTGACCTTATCCAAACCCTTGATGATATGTGTAGAATCACAAGATTATCAGAAAATAAAATCAGAAGATATATTAAAAAAGAGTTTAACCAAACTCCAAAAATATGGCTTGATACAAAAAGATTAGAAAAAGCAGTTTTACTTTTAACTACTACAAATAAAAGTATCTCAGATATATCTACAACTTGTGGATACTCTACTGCATCATGGTTTATTTCCCAATTTAAGAAATATTATAAGCAAACACCTAAAGAATTCCGACATAAAATCTAA
- a CDS encoding YbhB/YbcL family Raf kinase inhibitor-like protein, with translation MKKICIGLIFSVGLLFAQGFTLSSDDIQGQLSNEQVFNGFGCTGKNISPELSWKDAPKGTKSFAITAYDPDAPTGSGWWHWVVFNIPKDKTSLEKGFGNKEYSNIIQSVTDYGKTGFGGACPPVGDKAHRYIFTVYALDIDKLDLNKNASAALVGYMINAHAIEKSSIIAYSGR, from the coding sequence ATGAAAAAAATATGTATAGGATTAATCTTTAGTGTTGGTTTGTTATTTGCCCAAGGTTTTACTTTAAGTAGTGATGATATACAAGGACAACTTTCAAATGAACAAGTTTTTAATGGCTTTGGTTGTACAGGGAAAAATATCTCTCCAGAACTTTCTTGGAAAGATGCACCTAAAGGAACAAAATCTTTTGCAATAACTGCTTATGATCCTGATGCTCCAACAGGAAGTGGTTGGTGGCATTGGGTAGTTTTTAATATTCCAAAAGATAAAACAAGTTTAGAAAAGGGTTTTGGAAATAAAGAGTATTCAAATATCATTCAAAGTGTGACTGACTATGGTAAAACTGGCTTTGGTGGTGCTTGTCCTCCCGTTGGAGATAAGGCTCATAGATACATTTTTACAGTGTATGCTTTAGATATAGATAAACTTGATTTAAATAAAAATGCATCAGCAGCTTTAGTTGGATATATGATTAATGCCCATGCCATAGAAAAATCATCAATTATTGCTTATTCTGGGAGATAA
- a CDS encoding class I SAM-dependent methyltransferase yields MKESNSWNANKYKKHANFVSDLALGVVELLNPKEGEKILDLGCGEGTLALEIKKSKAEVIGIDLSEDMVEKTKSKGIIASVGSATDLDFENEFDAVFSNAVLHWVKNSELAIDKINKALKKEGRFVAEFGGYGNIKSLTDAMEEVFDKNPSWGEFNNPWTFLSDTEYKTLLENNGFIVEYIELIPRPTPIDDITNWLDIFANGITKNLKDEQKVLFKEEVKEILKPKLYKEKDAWIADYVRLRVKAIKK; encoded by the coding sequence ATGAAAGAATCAAACAGTTGGAATGCAAACAAATATAAAAAACATGCAAATTTTGTATCAGATTTGGCATTAGGAGTAGTAGAATTACTAAATCCAAAAGAGGGCGAGAAAATTTTGGATTTAGGTTGTGGTGAGGGAACTTTGGCTTTAGAGATAAAAAAATCAAAAGCTGAAGTTATTGGTATAGATTTAAGTGAAGATATGGTTGAAAAAACAAAATCTAAAGGAATAATAGCAAGTGTTGGAAGTGCTACTGATTTGGATTTTGAAAATGAGTTTGATGCAGTTTTCTCAAATGCAGTATTGCATTGGGTAAAGAATAGTGAACTTGCAATTGATAAGATAAATAAAGCATTAAAAAAAGAGGGTAGATTTGTAGCTGAATTTGGTGGCTATGGAAATATTAAGAGTCTAACCGATGCTATGGAAGAAGTTTTTGATAAGAATCCTTCCTGGGGAGAGTTTAATAATCCTTGGACTTTTTTAAGTGATACAGAGTATAAAACGCTTTTGGAAAATAATGGCTTCATAGTAGAATATATAGAACTAATACCAAGACCAACACCAATTGATGATATCACAAATTGGTTAGATATATTTGCAAATGGTATAACAAAAAATTTAAAAGATGAGCAAAAAGTATTATTTAAAGAAGAAGTAAAAGAGATATTAAAACCAAAACTATATAAGGAAAAAGATGCTTGGATTGCTGATTATGTAAGATTAAGAGTTAAGGCTATTAAGAAGTAA
- a CDS encoding lysozyme inhibitor LprI family protein yields the protein MKLLSLLILIFFSLNFCFAENETDLLSKADNLYKSGKTLQAKKLYEEAAKKGDAKAHFALAYKYVLTKEQSIYHFTQAAIKGHEKALAYALDDLLFRANSLELANPKKALEVYKQAKKSNPNIKLYDEKNKLETLKLAVKSSDFDAKAFIKKYNIKNTDSSPYFIWELAQEAAKNGRFGKANAKLVFDLVVRGGNVPAEYEEAVKATYKNWQKGIAKFDLCNFITSGMGMRYCAKKEEEKQQIKRAKEIKQFRNTLAKENQTLLNDALKYTNKFIEKKAILEEGHGGSGRASFLINSETKQKNEYLKLLKKVQKGFTPKLKYSLKYYDKKLNETYKKVLKKLKKSSIEYTMSYPITFDNIRTVQRIWIKYRDANTKLFLAINPSSKKENWEAYLTKQRTNQLKLILTY from the coding sequence ATGAAACTTTTAAGCCTACTTATTTTGATATTTTTCTCATTGAACTTTTGTTTTGCAGAAAATGAAACAGACCTCCTATCAAAAGCAGACAATCTTTATAAATCAGGCAAAACATTACAAGCAAAAAAATTATATGAAGAAGCTGCAAAAAAAGGAGATGCCAAAGCTCATTTTGCTCTAGCATATAAATATGTACTTACAAAAGAACAATCCATTTATCACTTTACACAAGCTGCAATAAAAGGTCATGAAAAAGCATTAGCTTATGCTTTGGATGATTTGCTTTTTAGAGCAAATAGTTTAGAACTTGCAAATCCTAAAAAAGCTTTAGAAGTATATAAACAAGCTAAAAAGAGTAATCCAAATATAAAATTATATGATGAAAAAAATAAATTAGAGACCCTAAAATTAGCAGTAAAATCTAGTGATTTTGATGCAAAAGCATTTATAAAAAAATACAATATAAAAAATACAGACTCTTCACCTTATTTCATATGGGAACTAGCCCAAGAAGCAGCAAAAAATGGAAGATTTGGAAAAGCCAATGCAAAACTTGTTTTTGATTTGGTTGTAAGGGGAGGAAATGTACCAGCAGAATATGAGGAAGCAGTAAAAGCCACATATAAAAATTGGCAAAAAGGTATTGCTAAATTTGACTTGTGCAATTTTATTACAAGTGGTATGGGCATGAGATATTGTGCAAAAAAAGAGGAAGAAAAACAACAAATAAAAAGAGCAAAAGAGATAAAACAATTTAGAAATACACTTGCAAAAGAAAATCAAACATTACTTAATGATGCTTTAAAATATACAAATAAATTTATCGAAAAAAAGGCTATTTTAGAAGAAGGACATGGAGGCTCAGGAAGAGCTAGTTTTCTAATAAATTCAGAAACTAAACAAAAAAACGAATATTTAAAACTACTAAAAAAAGTACAAAAAGGTTTTACTCCAAAGTTAAAGTATTCTTTAAAGTATTATGACAAAAAATTAAATGAAACATACAAAAAAGTTCTAAAAAAACTCAAAAAATCAAGTATAGAATATACAATGTCATATCCAATAACCTTTGATAATATAAGAACTGTTCAAAGGATTTGGATAAAATATAGAGATGCTAATACTAAACTCTTTTTAGCAATAAATCCCTCTTCAAAAAAAGAAAATTGGGAAGCATATTTAACTAAGCAAAGAACAAATCAATTAAAACTAATATTGACCTATTAG
- a CDS encoding phosphate/phosphite/phosphonate ABC transporter substrate-binding protein, with amino-acid sequence MDKPIVVGSVAYDPKIVTIWDIIRDYFNDNGVRLDYMLFSNYEAQIEYLLSGKIDIAWNTNVAWVRTHELSKGRAKALLMRDTDIDFKSVFITKASSGIKSINDLKGRKFALGSADSAQAAILPLKYLQNEAKDFDDIEIVRFNSDLGKHGDTGRSEFDILDAILNNEIDAGAIGITSWVRMLEDGMFPSGEIESFYVSEGYCHCNFTVIDTLDESIQKTFTEMLLAQDPNEPIIKKMMQMEGLNKWVKTGQEELKGYDVLTTAMKEQDLMKNNW; translated from the coding sequence ATGGATAAACCAATAGTAGTAGGATCAGTAGCTTATGATCCAAAGATTGTAACAATCTGGGATATTATAAGAGATTATTTTAATGACAATGGTGTAAGACTAGATTATATGCTTTTTTCAAACTATGAAGCACAAATTGAGTACTTACTTTCAGGTAAAATTGATATTGCATGGAATACAAATGTTGCTTGGGTTAGAACCCATGAATTAAGTAAAGGTAGAGCAAAAGCTTTACTTATGAGAGATACAGATATTGATTTTAAATCGGTATTTATTACAAAAGCAAGTAGTGGTATTAAAAGTATCAATGACCTAAAGGGGAGAAAATTTGCCCTTGGAAGTGCAGATTCTGCTCAAGCTGCAATTTTACCACTTAAATATCTTCAAAATGAAGCTAAAGATTTTGATGATATAGAAATCGTAAGATTTAACTCAGACCTAGGGAAACATGGAGATACAGGAAGAAGTGAGTTTGATATACTTGATGCTATTTTAAATAATGAAATAGATGCAGGTGCTATTGGGATTACTTCATGGGTTAGAATGCTTGAAGATGGAATGTTTCCAAGTGGGGAGATAGAATCATTTTATGTAAGTGAAGGGTATTGTCATTGTAACTTTACAGTAATTGATACTTTAGATGAATCTATCCAAAAAACATTTACAGAAATGTTATTAGCACAAGACCCAAATGAGCCAATCATCAAAAAAATGATGCAAATGGAAGGTCTAAATAAATGGGTTAAAACAGGACAAGAAGAGCTAAAAGGTTACGATGTTTTAACAACTGCTATGAAAGAACAAGATTTAATGAAAAATAACTGGTAG
- a CDS encoding acyl-CoA dehydrogenase family protein — translation MSNIYNEMLDFAKQNIAPYTDAVDADAKYPVDSFAAIKKEKLTGLLVPKEYGGMGLNIEDHAQTVLAFASSCATTALCYMMHNVATNCIATHGSEEMKNELLPKIANGEILLALAYSESGTGTHFYLPEIKVTRTDDGLIMNGRKSFVTSALYADYYLLDSNSPDGEGLDNWIVPASEGVTFQESSWNGLGMRGNASMPMVLENVKISEKNRVGEATTAGEQIFNTVAPFFILGLSAVYTGVALNASNTIIDYSMNRKYSDESALCNIPTVQNHISEVYTKSTAAKHFTLAAAKSALNGDEDAMVQIISARVNASQAAVEVCTKAMKIGGGTAYAKRIIIERLLRDAFAAQIMAPSTDVLSIWLGKALTNQPIP, via the coding sequence ATGAGTAATATATATAATGAAATGTTAGATTTTGCCAAGCAAAATATCGCACCTTATACTGATGCGGTAGATGCCGATGCAAAATATCCAGTAGATAGTTTTGCAGCAATCAAAAAAGAGAAGCTTACAGGTTTACTTGTACCAAAAGAGTATGGAGGTATGGGGCTTAATATAGAAGATCATGCACAAACTGTATTGGCATTTGCTTCTAGTTGTGCTACAACTGCTTTATGTTATATGATGCACAATGTTGCAACAAATTGTATTGCAACACATGGAAGTGAAGAGATGAAAAATGAACTTCTTCCAAAAATTGCAAATGGTGAAATACTTTTAGCCCTTGCATATAGTGAATCAGGAACAGGTACACACTTTTATCTTCCAGAAATAAAAGTTACAAGAACAGATGATGGTTTGATTATGAATGGAAGAAAAAGTTTTGTTACATCTGCTTTATACGCTGATTATTATTTACTTGATTCAAATAGTCCCGATGGAGAAGGACTTGATAACTGGATAGTTCCTGCAAGTGAAGGTGTTACTTTTCAAGAATCAAGCTGGAATGGACTTGGTATGAGAGGAAATGCTTCTATGCCAATGGTTTTAGAAAATGTAAAAATTTCTGAAAAAAATAGAGTTGGTGAAGCTACAACAGCTGGTGAGCAAATATTTAATACTGTTGCACCATTCTTTATCTTAGGATTAAGTGCTGTTTATACTGGTGTTGCACTTAATGCTTCTAATACTATTATTGATTACTCTATGAATAGAAAATATAGTGATGAGAGTGCTTTATGTAATATCCCAACTGTTCAAAATCATATCTCTGAAGTTTATACAAAATCAACAGCAGCAAAACACTTTACTTTAGCTGCCGCTAAAAGTGCATTAAATGGTGATGAAGATGCAATGGTACAAATTATATCAGCAAGAGTTAATGCTTCACAAGCTGCAGTTGAAGTTTGTACAAAAGCTATGAAAATAGGTGGTGGTACAGCTTATGCCAAACGAATAATTATTGAAAGATTATTAAGAGATGCCTTTGCAGCTCAAATTATGGCACCTAGTACTGATGTACTTTCAATTTGGCTTGGAAAAGCTTTAACAAATCAACCAATTCCTTAA
- a CDS encoding ferritin-like domain-containing protein, whose protein sequence is MHTLNHSISIPIGNMPPSKELFLKLENTFLIANTSEIIEIVSFKPNIEIELRGWAKLRGHLYLGRESLKEQYSYKIQKINKSSFANKSSWGKKMKGIDSSNPKLKDLELTDEILKKAPDSNGLMTRGIEPQDGTPFYDFELSHKEQVWSEPVSALYEEGKHAQWNATSDIAWNEIPTLNPIIEKAVCQIMTYLVENEFSALYIPGKFISKINPYYMEVPLFLSSLMNDEARHIEVFTKRANANGGGFQYSSEITQRSLYSLFKEDDYIKSSFLLHVMGEGTFIDLLSFLEKHMPDETTRKIIKLSKRDEIRHVAYGMEHVKSAIQQNPKRINALKNTAFRRKEFMDEVSSESSILLESLAILAGGSDSPVDYKRGFDLVEELKATMNTNRIKRLIDIGMDEELANDISNVHTPNFM, encoded by the coding sequence TTGCATACTTTAAATCATTCAATATCTATACCAATTGGTAATATGCCACCTTCTAAAGAACTTTTTCTTAAACTTGAAAATACTTTCTTAATAGCAAATACTAGTGAGATTATCGAAATAGTCTCTTTTAAACCAAACATCGAAATAGAACTTCGAGGTTGGGCAAAACTTAGAGGTCATCTCTATTTGGGTCGTGAAAGCTTGAAAGAACAATACTCATACAAAATTCAAAAGATAAATAAGAGTTCTTTTGCTAATAAATCTTCTTGGGGTAAAAAAATGAAAGGAATTGATTCTTCTAATCCTAAATTAAAAGATTTAGAATTAACAGATGAGATTCTAAAAAAAGCTCCTGATTCAAATGGACTTATGACAAGAGGTATTGAACCCCAAGATGGAACTCCATTCTATGACTTTGAACTATCACATAAAGAGCAAGTTTGGTCAGAACCAGTATCTGCTTTATATGAAGAGGGAAAACATGCACAATGGAATGCCACAAGTGATATTGCATGGAATGAAATACCAACATTAAATCCAATAATTGAAAAAGCAGTTTGCCAAATCATGACTTATTTAGTTGAAAATGAATTTTCGGCTTTATATATCCCAGGAAAGTTTATTAGTAAAATAAATCCATACTATATGGAAGTACCTCTATTTTTATCTTCATTGATGAATGATGAAGCCAGACATATTGAAGTTTTTACAAAAAGAGCCAATGCAAATGGAGGAGGATTTCAATATTCTAGTGAAATAACCCAACGTTCCTTATACTCTCTTTTCAAAGAAGATGATTATATAAAAAGTTCTTTTTTACTTCATGTAATGGGAGAAGGTACTTTTATAGACCTTTTAAGTTTTTTGGAAAAACATATGCCAGATGAAACGACAAGAAAAATAATAAAGCTTTCAAAAAGAGATGAAATAAGACATGTAGCATATGGAATGGAGCATGTTAAATCAGCAATACAACAAAATCCAAAAAGAATAAATGCTTTAAAAAATACAGCTTTTAGAAGAAAAGAGTTTATGGATGAAGTGAGTTCTGAGTCATCTATACTTTTAGAATCTTTGGCCATTTTAGCAGGAGGAAGTGATTCCCCAGTTGATTATAAAAGAGGTTTTGATTTAGTAGAAGAGTTAAAAGCTACGATGAATACAAATAGAATCAAAAGATTAATAGATATTGGAATGGATGAAGAGTTAGCCAATGATATTTCCAATGTACACACACCAAATTTTATGTAG